In a genomic window of Rhodovulum sp. P5:
- a CDS encoding transglutaminase family protein translates to MRFTVVHRTRYAYSGPVRLGPHLLRLTPRPERVGQVDHQLLIDPEPVDRWQEVDDNGNLVTRLIFEGQTRHLSIESRFALDTPALPALVTDMPPLPWPGQGAPVAPTVAAFSDALAAEAGGQAAGFLDRLNTTLYTRIDRRIRPTGAAHTPEHTLESGRGACRDLAVLFIAAARAQGMQARFVSGYQACSETPDGRRYLHAWPEVHLPGLGWRGFDPTHGTRVEEGHVSLAAAPDQAGTMPVEGGFTAGPVTSTLDFDLRIETDT, encoded by the coding sequence ATGCGCTTTACCGTCGTTCATCGCACGCGCTACGCCTATTCCGGACCGGTCCGGCTGGGGCCGCATCTGTTGCGCCTGACCCCGCGGCCCGAAAGGGTGGGGCAGGTGGATCATCAACTGCTGATCGATCCCGAACCGGTGGACCGGTGGCAAGAGGTCGACGACAACGGCAACCTTGTAACCCGGCTGATCTTCGAGGGGCAGACACGGCACCTGTCGATCGAAAGCCGCTTCGCCCTCGACACTCCGGCTCTGCCCGCTTTGGTCACGGACATGCCGCCGCTGCCATGGCCGGGCCAAGGTGCCCCCGTCGCGCCCACGGTGGCCGCCTTTTCAGACGCACTCGCGGCAGAGGCCGGCGGGCAGGCGGCCGGCTTTCTCGACCGCCTCAACACGACACTCTACACCCGGATCGACCGCCGCATCCGCCCCACCGGTGCCGCGCATACGCCAGAGCATACGTTGGAAAGCGGGCGGGGCGCGTGCCGCGATCTGGCGGTGTTGTTCATCGCTGCCGCGCGCGCTCAGGGGATGCAGGCCCGGTTCGTCAGCGGTTATCAGGCCTGCAGCGAAACGCCGGACGGGCGGCGCTATCTTCACGCCTGGCCAGAGGTGCATCTGCCCGGCCTTGGCTGGCGCGGATTCGACCCCACCCACGGCACCCGTGTGGAAGAGGGCCACGTCTCCCTTGCCGCGGCCCCGGATCAGGCGGGCACGATGCCGGTCGAAGGGGGCTTTACCGCCGGGCCGGTCACATCGACGCTGGATTTCGATTTGCGGATCGAGACCGACACCTGA
- a CDS encoding TspO/MBR family protein codes for MTLFPIFLATCAVPAAAGVLFKPGAWYRGLDKPNWTPPNLLFPIIWAVLYTLMSLAAARIATQADNDLALALWSLQITINTLWSAVFFGLHRMLGGAIIIALLWAAVLATTIAFAALDVLSAVMMVPYLAWGTFALALNISVWWRNRGRAAATA; via the coding sequence ATGACCCTGTTTCCGATCTTTCTTGCCACCTGCGCCGTGCCTGCCGCGGCGGGCGTCCTGTTCAAGCCGGGGGCATGGTATCGCGGCCTCGACAAACCGAACTGGACGCCGCCGAACCTGCTGTTTCCGATCATCTGGGCGGTGCTTTACACGCTGATGTCGCTGGCCGCGGCGCGGATTGCGACCCAGGCGGACAACGATCTGGCGCTTGCGCTCTGGTCTTTGCAGATCACCATCAACACGCTTTGGTCGGCGGTCTTCTTCGGGCTGCACCGGATGCTGGGCGGGGCGATCATCATCGCGCTGTTGTGGGCGGCGGTGCTGGCCACAACCATCGCCTTCGCGGCGCTCGATGTCCTCTCGGCGGTGATGATGGTGCCTTACCTCGCCTGGGGGACGTTCGCGCTGGCGCTGAATATCTCTGTCTGGTGGCGCAACCGGGGCCGGGCTGCGGCCACCGCCTGA
- a CDS encoding N-acetylmuramoyl-L-alanine amidase, with amino-acid sequence MPVVLAPGQVLDYRLPMLRGDMVAELQRALIPRFLAVGEDDGLFGPGTRDAVKKFQTSRRLAATGVVDQATARHLGDPGLSQGAVNDAAIRTVPDAHMPDASPKRIILHWTGGGARASELDRKHYHFLIQQDGTVVRGIHGIDANDRPRSGHYAAHTLNTNTKSIGISLCGMLNASERPFRPGPAPITENQLPVLARLVAQLCLRYGIPITRTTVLGHGEVQSLLGIAQRQKWDPLVLPWRTDLSFREVGDMLRSMASVELARAQAAGDTPAEETLEEIALRVAGTDLPGVGIVYDCATWARLEPLCTAMGWSHAGIEDDGVRMTAGGTECFLPIRLLPTPDAPQGAACVRLDDLAEQLNLSPDLSEDGAQIDLQGEIGGAVEEIGPERERARQVTVARGDTLSRIARRELGDAARWTELRDEGGRHFDSVSATRIRPGDIVLIPVAPEPAGGAAPAEVADADVFEAFGRAAESAALVGNGPAAREAGGRIAKACIEAGITDLSHIAYIFATAQHETNFGRQMVEIWRDSTQQRRYQAHPSNAPNNPGDGKLYRGRGYVQLTFRENYRKFGRALDLPLEDRPEMVADPDIAARVLTLGMSRVGYRSPRLVLPSFGFDGDFDFFNARRIINADRDKHEPRYGTSRGEGIARHARDFRAAMSGITI; translated from the coding sequence ATGCCCGTCGTTCTGGCCCCCGGGCAGGTTCTGGACTATCGGCTGCCGATGCTGCGCGGCGACATGGTGGCCGAGTTGCAGCGCGCCCTGATCCCGCGGTTTCTGGCCGTAGGCGAGGATGACGGCCTGTTCGGCCCCGGCACCCGTGACGCGGTGAAGAAGTTCCAGACCAGCCGCCGCCTTGCGGCAACCGGCGTGGTCGATCAGGCCACCGCCCGGCATCTGGGCGATCCGGGGCTGTCCCAGGGCGCGGTGAACGATGCCGCGATCCGGACGGTGCCGGACGCGCATATGCCCGACGCCTCGCCCAAGCGGATCATCCTGCACTGGACGGGGGGCGGCGCACGGGCCTCTGAACTCGACCGCAAGCACTATCACTTCCTGATCCAGCAGGACGGCACCGTGGTGCGCGGCATCCACGGCATCGACGCCAATGACCGCCCGCGATCGGGCCATTACGCCGCGCACACGCTAAACACCAACACCAAGTCCATCGGGATCAGCCTGTGCGGCATGTTGAATGCGAGCGAGCGACCCTTCCGCCCCGGCCCCGCCCCGATCACCGAAAACCAGTTGCCGGTTCTGGCGCGGCTGGTGGCGCAGTTGTGCCTGCGCTACGGCATCCCGATCACGCGCACCACGGTGCTGGGCCATGGGGAGGTTCAGTCGCTTCTGGGCATTGCGCAACGGCAGAAATGGGATCCGCTGGTCCTGCCCTGGCGGACCGATCTGTCCTTCCGCGAGGTCGGCGACATGCTGCGTTCGATGGCGAGCGTGGAACTTGCCCGCGCGCAGGCCGCCGGGGACACCCCCGCCGAGGAAACGCTGGAGGAGATCGCGCTGCGCGTCGCGGGCACCGACCTGCCCGGTGTCGGGATCGTCTATGACTGTGCCACATGGGCCCGGCTGGAGCCGCTTTGCACCGCCATGGGGTGGAGCCATGCGGGGATAGAGGACGACGGCGTGCGCATGACCGCGGGCGGGACCGAGTGCTTCCTGCCGATCCGCCTGCTGCCCACCCCCGACGCCCCCCAAGGCGCGGCCTGTGTGCGGCTTGACGATCTGGCCGAGCAACTGAACCTGTCCCCCGACCTGTCCGAGGACGGCGCGCAGATCGACCTGCAGGGCGAAATCGGCGGCGCGGTCGAGGAAATCGGGCCAGAGCGCGAACGCGCACGGCAGGTGACGGTGGCCCGCGGCGACACCCTGTCCAGGATCGCGCGGCGCGAATTGGGCGATGCCGCCCGCTGGACCGAATTGCGGGATGAGGGCGGGCGCCATTTCGATTCCGTCAGCGCCACGCGCATCCGGCCCGGCGATATCGTGCTGATCCCCGTGGCGCCGGAACCCGCCGGCGGCGCCGCCCCGGCCGAGGTGGCGGATGCAGATGTGTTCGAGGCATTCGGCCGGGCCGCGGAAAGTGCGGCCCTCGTCGGCAATGGCCCCGCCGCGCGCGAGGCCGGGGGGCGGATCGCAAAGGCCTGTATCGAGGCCGGGATCACCGACCTGTCCCACATCGCCTATATCTTTGCCACCGCGCAGCATGAGACCAATTTCGGCCGGCAGATGGTCGAGATCTGGCGCGACTCCACCCAGCAGCGGCGCTATCAGGCGCACCCGTCGAACGCGCCCAACAATCCCGGCGACGGCAAGCTTTATCGCGGTCGCGGCTATGTGCAACTGACCTTCCGGGAGAACTATCGCAAGTTCGGCCGGGCCCTCGACCTGCCGCTGGAGGATCGCCCCGAGATGGTCGCCGACCCCGACATCGCGGCCAGGGTTCTTACCCTGGGGATGAGCCGGGTGGGCTATCGCAGCCCGCGCCTTGTACTGCCGAGCTTCGGCTTTGACGGTGATTTCGATTTCTTCAACGCGCGCCGCATCATCAATGCCGACCGGGACAAGCACGAACCGCGCTATGGCACCAGCCGGGGCGAGGGGATCGCCCGCCATGCCCGCGACTTCCGCGCGGCCATGTCGGGGATCACGATATGA
- a CDS encoding Lrp/AsnC family transcriptional regulator, whose product MPYSLPQLDRYDHAILDILSAEGRISVAELARRIGLSKTPTQARMRRLEDEGIITGYRATLNPIRLGRAHVAFVELRVTDTREAALRAFNAAVRQIPEIEECHMIAGGFDYLLKVRTSDIGSYRKVLAERISALPHVANSSTFVAMEAVRDVWDDPGNAG is encoded by the coding sequence ATGCCATACAGCCTTCCGCAGCTTGATCGATATGACCATGCGATTCTCGATATTCTGTCCGCGGAGGGGCGTATTTCAGTGGCCGAACTCGCCCGCCGGATCGGCCTGTCAAAGACGCCGACGCAGGCCCGGATGCGGCGGCTGGAGGACGAAGGCATCATCACCGGCTATCGCGCGACGCTGAACCCGATCCGGCTTGGCCGGGCCCATGTCGCCTTTGTCGAGTTGCGGGTGACCGACACGCGCGAGGCCGCGCTGAGGGCGTTCAACGCGGCGGTGCGCCAGATCCCGGAGATCGAGGAATGCCACATGATCGCCGGCGGGTTCGACTATCTGCTGAAGGTCAGGACCAGCGATATCGGCAGCTACCGCAAGGTTCTGGCCGAGCGTATCTCGGCCCTGCCGCATGTCGCCAACAGTTCCACCTTCGTCGCGATGGAGGCGGTGCGGGACGTCTGGGACGACCCCGGCAACGCCGGCTGA
- the putA gene encoding bifunctional proline dehydrogenase/L-glutamate gamma-semialdehyde dehydrogenase PutA, protein MLDQSETLLARIEAATYAAEGPVLRRLLDETALTASARARICASAADLVRAIRAKDRPGLMETFLAEYGLSTEEGVALMCLAEALLRVPDAETMDALIEDKIAPSDWGRHLGKSHSPLVNASTWALMLTGRVLEKPEPGLAATLRGAVKRLGEPVIRTAVGRAMREMGRQFVLGETIQGAMARAAGMEAKGYTYSYDMLGEAARTEADAQRYLAAYANAIGAISKAARGSDMRDNPGISVKLSALHPRYEVAQHDRVLADLAPRLLQLALQAKEAGMGLNIDAEEADRLALSLEVIETVLADDRLAGWDGFGVVVQAYGQRAGLVLDWLYALAGRYDRRLMVRLVKGAYWDTEIKRAQVAGIDGFPVFTRKAATDVSYLANARKMLGMTDRIYPQFATHNAHTVAAILDMGADAGLYEFQRLHGMGEALYDIVKERHPGTRCRIYAPVGAHRDLLAYLVRRLLENGANSSFVNQIVDEDVAPETVAADPLTEVEAHLDAPSHPAIRRAPDLFAPDRRNARGWDLTHRPDLDEIEAARAPYLSSRFEALPLIDGTARPEAAELRHNPADPADCVGTVQVASRDDVANALAAAQAWDAPAGERAAVLRRAADLYEANFGPIFALLAREAGKSLPDAVGELREAVDFLRYYAHGAEALDTPARGVFACISPWNFPLAIFTGQIAAALAAGNGVLAKPAEQTPLIACLAVQLLHRAGVPRSCLQLLPGDGATVGARLTSDARVNGVAFTGSTETARIIRRSMAAHMAPGTPLIAETGGLNAMIMDSTALPEQAVADVVTSAFQSAGQRCSALRCLYLQEDVADRVCQMLFGAMAELRLGDPWHLSTDVGPLIDAEAQAGIAAYVEAARAEGRVMWQADAPDGGHFMAPVAIRATGIEEMEREIFGPVLHIATFRAEALDDVLTAINDSGYGLTFGLHSRIDDRVQLVADRLRVGNLYVNRNQIGAIVGSQPFGGEGLSGTGPKAGGPHYLARFTARPAAVAKPAVDGPADPGKVQALLDGCRAAKGAETRPLPGPTGESNRLTTHPRPPLLCLGPGDEAAQAQVAAVRALGGAAVAVPASLSPEAIERLTGFAGVLWWGDADTARALDRALAGRDGPLLPLLTGWPDTAHARVERHLCVDTTASGGNAALLSAVAAP, encoded by the coding sequence ATGCTGGATCAGTCCGAAACCCTTCTGGCCCGGATCGAGGCCGCAACCTACGCCGCCGAGGGGCCCGTTCTGCGGCGCCTGTTGGACGAAACCGCGTTGACTGCATCCGCCCGCGCCCGGATTTGCGCGTCGGCGGCCGATCTGGTGCGCGCCATCCGGGCGAAAGACCGGCCCGGCCTGATGGAAACCTTCCTTGCCGAATACGGGCTGTCGACCGAAGAGGGCGTCGCGCTGATGTGCCTGGCCGAGGCGCTGCTGAGGGTCCCCGATGCCGAGACGATGGACGCCCTGATCGAGGACAAGATCGCCCCCAGCGACTGGGGCCGGCATCTGGGCAAGTCCCACTCGCCGCTGGTCAATGCCTCGACCTGGGCGCTTATGCTGACGGGCCGGGTTCTTGAAAAGCCCGAACCGGGGCTGGCCGCCACCCTTCGCGGGGCGGTGAAACGCCTTGGCGAACCGGTGATCCGTACCGCGGTGGGCCGTGCCATGCGCGAGATGGGGCGGCAATTCGTGCTGGGTGAAACGATCCAGGGGGCGATGGCCCGCGCCGCGGGGATGGAGGCCAAGGGCTACACCTATTCCTATGACATGCTGGGCGAGGCCGCGCGGACCGAGGCGGACGCCCAACGCTATCTTGCGGCCTATGCGAACGCGATCGGCGCGATTTCAAAGGCGGCGCGCGGGTCGGACATGCGGGATAATCCCGGCATCTCGGTCAAGCTGTCGGCGTTGCATCCCCGGTACGAGGTCGCGCAGCACGACCGGGTGCTGGCGGACCTCGCCCCGCGACTGCTGCAACTGGCCTTGCAGGCGAAAGAGGCCGGGATGGGCCTGAACATCGACGCCGAAGAGGCCGACCGGCTGGCCCTGTCGCTTGAGGTGATCGAGACCGTTCTGGCCGATGACCGGCTGGCCGGGTGGGACGGGTTCGGCGTGGTCGTTCAGGCCTATGGTCAGCGGGCGGGGCTGGTGCTCGACTGGCTATATGCGCTGGCCGGCCGGTATGACCGGCGGCTGATGGTGCGGCTGGTCAAGGGCGCCTATTGGGACACCGAGATCAAGCGCGCCCAGGTCGCGGGCATTGACGGCTTTCCGGTCTTCACGCGCAAGGCCGCGACCGATGTCAGCTATCTGGCCAATGCGCGCAAGATGCTGGGCATGACCGACCGGATCTATCCGCAATTCGCGACCCACAATGCCCATACGGTGGCCGCGATCCTAGATATGGGCGCCGATGCGGGCCTTTACGAATTCCAGCGCCTGCACGGTATGGGCGAGGCTTTGTATGACATCGTGAAAGAGCGGCACCCCGGCACGCGCTGCCGTATCTATGCGCCTGTCGGGGCGCATCGGGACCTTCTGGCCTATCTGGTGCGGCGCCTGCTGGAAAACGGGGCCAACAGTTCCTTCGTCAACCAGATCGTGGATGAGGACGTCGCGCCCGAAACCGTCGCCGCCGACCCCTTGACCGAGGTCGAGGCGCATCTGGACGCCCCATCCCATCCCGCGATCCGCCGCGCGCCCGATCTGTTCGCCCCCGACCGGCGCAACGCGCGCGGCTGGGATCTGACCCACCGCCCCGATCTGGACGAGATCGAGGCCGCCCGCGCCCCCTATCTTTCCAGCCGGTTCGAGGCCCTGCCGCTGATCGACGGCACCGCCCGGCCAGAGGCCGCGGAATTGCGCCACAATCCCGCCGATCCGGCCGACTGTGTCGGGACGGTGCAGGTGGCCAGCCGGGACGACGTCGCCAATGCGCTGGCCGCGGCGCAGGCTTGGGACGCCCCGGCGGGGGAACGCGCCGCGGTCCTGCGCCGGGCGGCGGATCTGTATGAGGCGAATTTCGGCCCGATCTTTGCCCTTCTGGCGCGGGAGGCGGGCAAATCCCTGCCCGATGCGGTGGGGGAGTTGCGCGAGGCGGTGGATTTTCTGCGCTATTACGCCCATGGGGCCGAAGCGTTGGACACCCCTGCCCGGGGTGTCTTTGCCTGTATCTCGCCCTGGAACTTTCCGTTGGCGATCTTCACCGGGCAGATCGCGGCCGCGCTGGCCGCGGGCAATGGCGTTCTGGCGAAACCCGCGGAACAGACGCCGCTGATCGCCTGTCTGGCCGTTCAGCTTCTGCACCGGGCCGGGGTGCCGCGGTCCTGCCTGCAGCTTTTGCCCGGGGATGGCGCGACGGTCGGCGCCCGGTTGACGTCGGATGCGCGGGTCAACGGCGTGGCCTTCACCGGCTCGACCGAGACGGCGCGGATCATCCGCCGGTCGATGGCCGCGCATATGGCGCCGGGGACACCGCTGATTGCGGAAACCGGGGGGCTGAACGCGATGATCATGGACAGCACCGCCCTGCCAGAACAGGCCGTGGCCGATGTCGTGACCTCGGCCTTCCAGTCGGCCGGGCAGCGCTGTTCGGCCCTGCGGTGTCTCTACCTGCAGGAGGACGTCGCGGACCGGGTGTGCCAGATGCTGTTCGGCGCCATGGCGGAATTGCGGCTGGGCGATCCCTGGCACCTGTCCACCGATGTCGGCCCGCTGATCGATGCAGAGGCACAGGCCGGGATCGCCGCCTATGTGGAGGCCGCCCGCGCCGAAGGCCGCGTTATGTGGCAGGCCGACGCGCCGGATGGGGGGCATTTCATGGCGCCCGTCGCGATCCGGGCGACTGGGATCGAGGAGATGGAGCGCGAGATCTTCGGCCCGGTCCTGCATATCGCGACCTTCCGGGCAGAGGCTCTGGACGATGTCCTGACCGCCATCAATGACAGCGGCTACGGCCTGACCTTCGGGCTGCACAGCCGGATCGACGACCGCGTGCAACTGGTGGCCGACCGGCTGCGCGTGGGCAATCTGTACGTCAACCGTAACCAGATCGGCGCCATCGTCGGCAGCCAGCCCTTTGGGGGAGAGGGGTTGTCAGGCACCGGACCGAAGGCAGGGGGGCCGCATTATCTTGCCCGCTTCACGGCGCGCCCTGCCGCGGTCGCCAAGCCCGCGGTCGATGGGCCGGCCGATCCCGGCAAGGTGCAGGCCCTGCTTGACGGGTGTCGCGCGGCCAAGGGGGCCGAGACGCGCCCGCTGCCCGGCCCGACGGGCGAGTCCAACCGGTTGACGACCCATCCGCGCCCGCCGCTATTGTGCCTTGGCCCCGGCGATGAGGCCGCGCAGGCCCAGGTTGCGGCCGTGCGTGCCCTTGGGGGCGCGGCAGTGGCGGTTCCGGCATCGCTCTCGCCAGAGGCGATTGAGCGGCTGACCGGGTTCGCGGGGGTCCTGTGGTGGGGGGATGCCGATACGGCGCGTGCCCTTGACCGGGCGCTTGCGGGGCGCGACGGCCCGCTGCTGCCGCTGCTCACGGGCTGGCCCGATACCGCCCATGCGCGGGTCGAGCGGCATCTGTGCGTCGACACCACCGCCTCGGGCGGGAACGCCGCACTTCTGTCGGCGGTCGCGGCGCCCTGA
- a CDS encoding universal stress protein, translated as MKILVGLDGHETGEKALAHAKRLAAAMEGCTLLAAFVIEWSPYTFQTPEENAQRHKRRLEEIAAAQERIVAPVVEKLKSEGFESTGLVHHGDVADTLHRLAEENGADLIVVGRASKGGFSQRLFGSSSVNLAMHSKIPVTVVG; from the coding sequence ATGAAGATACTCGTCGGATTGGACGGGCATGAGACGGGCGAAAAGGCGCTCGCCCATGCCAAGCGGCTGGCCGCCGCGATGGAGGGCTGCACATTGCTGGCGGCCTTTGTCATCGAATGGTCGCCCTACACCTTCCAGACGCCCGAAGAAAACGCGCAGCGCCACAAGCGGCGACTGGAAGAGATCGCCGCCGCACAGGAACGCATCGTGGCACCCGTGGTGGAAAAACTGAAATCGGAGGGGTTCGAGAGCACGGGGCTTGTGCATCACGGGGATGTCGCCGACACGCTGCACCGATTGGCCGAGGAAAACGGCGCCGACCTGATCGTGGTGGGGCGCGCGTCCAAGGGCGGGTTCAGCCAGCGGCTGTTCGGCTCGTCCAGCGTGAACCTCGCCATGCATTCCAAGATTCCCGTCACGGTCGTCGGTTGA
- a CDS encoding sodium:alanine symporter family protein, translating to MNARAFLTVLILALLAPLAALAQDAPGIDAAVNEAFAKITGPFVSLIFAPIPFTNFPWIVLWLVVGASIFTWYFRAIQVRAFFHAISLVKGDYSDPKDAGEVSHFQALATALSGTVGLGNIAGVAVAVGIGGPGATFWMILAVLLGMASKFTECTLAVKYRNEYDDGTVSGGPMYYMRKGFAERGMKGGRILAVLFAVFCILGALGGGNMFQANQAHAQIAGLVGDYPGWITGIVFAAIVFAVIVGGIKSIARVTEKVVPFMGVFYVSVAMIILIANYDMIGWAFGQIFAGAFTGLGVAGGLVGALIQGFKRAAFSNEAGVGSAAIAHSAVRTKEPITEGVVSLLEPFVDTVVICTMTALVIVITGQLMIDPETGLYIVQDGAIQTVGGTSGVTLTSAAFGSVFSWFPILLVIAVVLFAFSAMLSWSYYGLKAFTYLFGEGKVQELIFKVTFCVFVVIGASASLGPVIDFSDAAIFAMAVVNISALYVLMPIVRVELRSYFARLKSGEIRKYSGTAAE from the coding sequence ATGAACGCAAGAGCATTTCTGACCGTCCTCATCCTCGCGCTGCTGGCCCCCTTGGCCGCGCTGGCGCAGGACGCCCCCGGCATCGACGCCGCGGTGAACGAGGCCTTCGCCAAGATCACCGGGCCTTTCGTGTCGCTGATCTTTGCGCCGATCCCGTTCACCAACTTCCCGTGGATCGTGCTTTGGCTGGTTGTCGGCGCCTCGATCTTCACATGGTATTTCCGGGCCATTCAGGTGCGGGCCTTCTTCCATGCGATTTCGCTGGTCAAGGGCGACTATTCCGACCCAAAGGATGCGGGCGAGGTCAGCCATTTCCAGGCGCTGGCGACCGCGCTGTCGGGCACGGTGGGGCTTGGCAACATCGCGGGCGTGGCCGTGGCCGTCGGCATCGGCGGGCCGGGCGCGACCTTCTGGATGATCCTGGCCGTGCTTCTGGGCATGGCGTCCAAGTTCACCGAATGTACGCTGGCCGTGAAATACCGCAATGAATACGACGATGGCACCGTCTCTGGCGGGCCGATGTATTACATGCGGAAAGGCTTTGCCGAACGTGGCATGAAGGGCGGCCGGATCCTTGCCGTGCTGTTTGCCGTCTTCTGTATCCTCGGCGCGCTTGGCGGGGGCAACATGTTCCAAGCCAACCAGGCCCATGCCCAGATCGCGGGGCTGGTGGGCGACTATCCGGGCTGGATCACCGGGATCGTCTTTGCGGCCATCGTGTTCGCGGTGATCGTGGGCGGCATCAAGTCGATCGCGCGGGTCACCGAAAAGGTCGTGCCCTTCATGGGCGTCTTCTACGTGTCCGTGGCGATGATCATCCTGATCGCGAATTACGACATGATTGGCTGGGCCTTCGGCCAGATCTTTGCCGGGGCCTTCACCGGTCTGGGTGTCGCGGGGGGGCTTGTCGGCGCGCTGATCCAGGGGTTCAAGCGGGCGGCGTTCTCGAACGAGGCGGGGGTGGGTTCTGCCGCCATCGCCCACTCGGCCGTGCGCACCAAGGAGCCGATCACCGAAGGCGTGGTGTCGCTGCTGGAACCCTTCGTCGACACGGTGGTGATCTGCACCATGACGGCGCTTGTCATCGTGATCACCGGGCAACTGATGATCGATCCGGAAACCGGCCTTTACATCGTGCAGGATGGTGCGATCCAGACCGTCGGCGGAACGTCCGGCGTGACGCTGACCTCGGCGGCGTTCGGATCGGTCTTCTCGTGGTTCCCGATCCTTCTGGTGATCGCGGTGGTGCTGTTCGCCTTTTCCGCGATGCTGTCGTGGTCCTACTACGGGCTGAAGGCGTTCACCTACCTGTTCGGCGAGGGCAAGGTGCAGGAACTGATCTTCAAGGTCACCTTCTGCGTCTTCGTGGTGATCGGCGCCTCGGCCAGCCTTGGCCCGGTGATCGACTTCTCCGACGCGGCGATCTTTGCCATGGCGGTGGTCAATATCAGCGCGCTTTACGTGCTGATGCCGATTGTCCGGGTGGAACTGCGCTCCTACTTCGCGCGGCTGAAATCGGGTGAGATCCGGAAATACAGCGGTACGGCGGCGGAATAG
- a CDS encoding (2Fe-2S)-binding protein — MKKLTVNGRDLAVDVEDDTPLLWVLRDTLGLTGTKFGCGISACGSCTVHVDGVAIRSCSVPVADVEGADIRTIEGLSDGTALHPVQQAWVELDVPQCGYCQSGQIMAAAALLARTPEPTDADIDATMINLCRCGTYQRIRDGVKRAAEIMKA, encoded by the coding sequence ATGAAAAAGCTCACGGTAAATGGGCGGGATCTTGCGGTCGATGTCGAGGATGACACGCCGCTTCTTTGGGTCCTTCGCGATACGCTCGGGTTGACGGGAACCAAGTTCGGATGCGGGATATCGGCCTGCGGGTCGTGCACCGTCCATGTGGACGGGGTGGCCATTCGGTCCTGTTCCGTGCCCGTCGCCGATGTCGAAGGGGCGGATATCCGCACGATCGAGGGGCTGTCTGACGGCACCGCCCTGCACCCCGTCCAACAGGCGTGGGTCGAACTCGACGTGCCGCAATGCGGGTATTGCCAATCGGGGCAGATCATGGCCGCCGCGGCGCTGCTGGCGCGGACGCCCGAGCCCACCGATGCCGATATCGACGCCACGATGATCAACCTGTGCCGCTGCGGCACCTATCAGCGGATCCGGGATGGCGTGAAGCGCGCCGCCGAGATCATGAAGGCTTGA